One Campylobacter sputorum genomic window, TATATTGATAAATACCTAAATGGCGTTACTTGTAGTGGATTACACGAAGCAAAATATGCTAAAGAATTTATAAAAAATGGCGAAATTCACACCTATTCTCCAGCCTTTAAAGATGAGGATATAGATGAGATACTAAATATCTCAAATCATATAGTTTTTAATAGCTTCAATCAAGTGCTTAAATTTAAAACAAAAGCCTTGAAAAACTCAGTTCATACCGCAATAAGGCTAAATCCAGAAACTTCATTTTCACCAACTGATAGTTATAATCCTTGCTCAAGATTTAGCCGCCTTGGTATGACAAAAGCAAATTTGCTTTTAGCCATGCAAAAAGACGCCACATTTTTAGATGATATAGAAGGATTTCATTTTCACGCACTCTGTGAAGAAAGTAGCGAGAGCTTAGAAATAGTTTTGAATGAATTTGAAGGAAAATTTGGAGAATTTATAAAAAAGGTTAAATTTGTAAATTTTGGTGGCGGACATCATATCACAAAAAATGGCTACAACACAGAACTTTTAATAAATTTAATAACCAAATTTAGACAAAAATACGGTGTTGAGGTTTATTTAGAACCAGGGGAAGCAGTTGGATGGCAAACAGGATACTTAGTAAGTTCAATCCTTGATATAGTAGAAAATGAAACAAATATAGCTATCCTTGATACTTCAGCTGAAGCTCATATGCCAGATACTATTATCATGCCATATCGTCCAGATGTTAGAAATGAGAGTAAAAATGGTAAATTTATATATAGATTTGGTGGAAACACTTGTCTTGCAGGTGATATCATCGGACAAGATGCAGGAAATTCTGAATATAAATTTGATTTACCTTTAAAAATAGGCGATAAAATAATTTTCGAAGACCAAATTCATTATACAATAGTAAAAAATACTACATTTAACGGAATAAAACTTCCTGATTTGCATTTAGTAGATAAAAATGGAGATGTTATATCTTCTAAATTTTTTGGATATGAAGAGTATAAAAACAGAAACTAGCAAATTTTTAATATTAAAAGAGTATTTATTATTAAATTTTGCTTATATATTGCTTATAAATTTATAAATTCAGGATATGATTTATAAATTTAATCTTTAATTATTATTTTTAAATTTTAAATTTAATCCATTTTTTATATTTTTCATATTTGCTGATAAACTGACACATTGGTGCTTTTATAAATATTCTAAAATAGCATATTTAAGCTAATTTTAATAATAAAAACTAGAAATTTTAAATCACATCTAATTAAACAAATTTGTAGTAAATTCCATACGATGAATTAAATTTATAAGGGTAAATAAAAAGTGGAAAACTTAAATTTGGCTAGAGGGTTATATTATTCGCTATTTTCAAAACTATTTATTTTTACTACAAAAAATGATAGATTTGATGGCGTAAAAGAAAAACTTCTTCTCATTTGCCAAAATCCGCTCGATGATGAGAGTTTGTACGCTGCTAATAGATTATTAATGAGCTTTGATGGCAATCTTGAAAAAATAATATCTGAGTATGATAACATTTTCCATACCCCACCAAAACCACTTAGAACCACTATCAGTTATTTTGATGAAGGTAGAGAGATAGGCGAAGCTTGTGTGAAAATCAAAAAGATAACAGCACAAACAGATATAAGAAAAGATAAGGATAAATTTAAAGAAAGTGAAGATAGTTTTGGTTTTATTTTCACACTAATGGGATATATGATATCTCAAAATATACAAAATGGCGATAAATTTGAACATCTTTGCGAAGAACTTTTTGTAAATTACATAAATCCTTTTATAGATGAGTTTATAAACTCTATATTAACTCATCCAAAAGCATCTATATACAAAGATATCGCGATTATAATGGCTAATTTTGTTGAGTTTGAAAGAGCTTATTTTGTCCAAAGCAAACCTGATACGCAAAAACATAAACAAGTTAGCAATGACCTTTCAAGATCTGAAATGATAAGAAGAGAAGTTAATAAAGCTAGAAAAAATAAGGAGAAAGAAAATGAAAGAAAAAAGGCGTGATTTTTTAAAAAACGCAGCCATGGTAGCTAGTGGTATTACAGTTGCAAGCGTTCCAGCTTTAGCCGTTAAACTTGAAGATATTAAAAAAGATAGCGGTAAAAAAACCGAAGTTTTATATCAAAAAAACCCTACTTGGGAATTTTATTATAAACAAGCACATTAAGAAAGGATAAAAATATGTCAATAAGTCATAATAAGATAGGTCGTAGATCTTTTCTTAAAATGGCAGCACTTTCTAGTAGCGTAGGACTTGGCACATTAAGTCTAGCCGATGTTACAAGAAAAGCCACACAAGAAGAGATGAAAAACCCGTTTCCAAACTCAAAACTTGTTAAGTCAGTATGCACAGCATGTTCTGTTGGATGCGGTGTTATAGCAGAAGTTCAAGATGGTGTTTGGGTAAGACAAGAAGTAGCTCAAGATCACCCAATCAGTGCTGGAGGGCATTGTTGCAAAGGATCTGACATGGTTGATATGGTTAGATCATCTGTTAGATTAAAATACCCTATGGAAAAAGTTAATGGAGAATGGAAAAGAATAAGCTACGAAGAAGCTTTTGATAAAATAGGAGCAAAGCTAAAAGCTCTAAGAGAAGAAAATCCAGAACAAGCTATGTTTTTAGGCTCTGCAAAAACTAGTAATGAGCAAGCGT contains:
- a CDS encoding TorD/DmsD family molecular chaperone yields the protein MENLNLARGLYYSLFSKLFIFTTKNDRFDGVKEKLLLICQNPLDDESLYAANRLLMSFDGNLEKIISEYDNIFHTPPKPLRTTISYFDEGREIGEACVKIKKITAQTDIRKDKDKFKESEDSFGFIFTLMGYMISQNIQNGDKFEHLCEELFVNYINPFIDEFINSILTHPKASIYKDIAIIMANFVEFERAYFVQSKPDTQKHKQVSNDLSRSEMIRREVNKARKNKEKENERKKA
- the nspC gene encoding carboxynorspermidine decarboxylase — encoded protein: MTIDEIKTPAYVCEEEKLISNLQILNEISQKSGAKVLCALKGFAFSLAMPYIDKYLNGVTCSGLHEAKYAKEFIKNGEIHTYSPAFKDEDIDEILNISNHIVFNSFNQVLKFKTKALKNSVHTAIRLNPETSFSPTDSYNPCSRFSRLGMTKANLLLAMQKDATFLDDIEGFHFHALCEESSESLEIVLNEFEGKFGEFIKKVKFVNFGGGHHITKNGYNTELLINLITKFRQKYGVEVYLEPGEAVGWQTGYLVSSILDIVENETNIAILDTSAEAHMPDTIIMPYRPDVRNESKNGKFIYRFGGNTCLAGDIIGQDAGNSEYKFDLPLKIGDKIIFEDQIHYTIVKNTTFNGIKLPDLHLVDKNGDVISSKFFGYEEYKNRN
- a CDS encoding twin-arginine translocation signal domain-containing protein, which produces MKEKRRDFLKNAAMVASGITVASVPALAVKLEDIKKDSGKKTEVLYQKNPTWEFYYKQAH